The following coding sequences lie in one Mucilaginibacter sp. KACC 22773 genomic window:
- a CDS encoding GumC family protein: protein MEETEKFQRKLPNQEIDYFKLGKILLSRWYWIATSVGIAVVISYAYLWYTPKTYATSGTLKIEEKKSEVSDLITVMAVPERGPSKIQSITSVLQSRNVILSAIKDMDYRVSFYLSGRVRTTETYPSKPLNIQLIKFDSLNFFHEQISYRPIDRQTFSLSYKAGDKEIKNNYRYNSPVTIGNTSFNIKYPGAIDNSTIYLFNFNIPEDYIGRVQGGLRAGETGKNTNIISIQETDSNPQFAADVLNNIMKEYVIFDRNQKAQSASQMIDFIDSQLSFLSNEVKGSESSIEKYKNKNKILDVNSASATSASKAAEIESNRSLLKIQLISLDQLKDQITKEKDNVTLNFSAGGTDLPALNALINKLDGLISERSGLLKTFTPNSQPLQEVNQQILQTKLTALNNIKGIRSSIEKNMAYLDSQLSQVNQTIMALPAAQRDLVSLQRDFEINDKVYSFLSEKKLEAQISRAGILPGATVIEFAQPNFNAVSPNEHDIHRSAIIFGLAIGLGLIILIRVLNPYIYDKETIESLTAIPILGIIRKYPDIIDENSKQVLALSKPRSIFAESVRSVRTNLSFLASEKLSKVICITSEVAGEGKSFVAVNLSSTLSLIDKKVVLIGADLRRSKLHKTFHVPNDLGLSNYLAHQNEMEDIILHSDQQNLDFIVSGPVPPNPSELLHSDRMQALINQLKLKYDIVMIDTAPIGLVSDAIPLIRVSDINVFVIRSGKSKFYAASVPQRIAQEYHLDNTVIVLNAFEEDLLHSRYYTTKFSGDSAGARYYYYSDYSGYSGSGYYLEDDKNKWWDIRRWFK from the coding sequence ATGGAAGAGACAGAAAAATTTCAACGAAAACTGCCCAATCAAGAAATTGATTATTTTAAGTTAGGTAAAATATTATTGAGCCGATGGTACTGGATAGCAACATCTGTAGGTATTGCCGTAGTTATTTCATATGCTTATTTGTGGTATACACCAAAAACATATGCAACATCCGGTACGCTTAAAATAGAAGAAAAAAAATCTGAGGTATCTGACCTGATAACTGTTATGGCAGTACCCGAGCGCGGTCCCTCAAAAATACAAAGCATCACATCGGTGCTGCAAAGCCGCAACGTTATACTTAGCGCTATTAAGGATATGGATTACCGGGTAAGTTTTTACCTCTCGGGCCGCGTGCGTACTACAGAAACCTATCCATCAAAACCATTAAACATTCAGTTAATAAAATTTGACAGCTTAAATTTTTTTCATGAACAAATTAGCTATAGGCCAATTGACAGGCAAACGTTTAGCCTAAGCTATAAAGCGGGCGATAAAGAAATAAAAAATAATTACAGGTATAACAGCCCTGTAACCATTGGCAATACCAGTTTCAATATAAAATACCCCGGAGCCATTGATAATAGCACCATTTACCTTTTTAATTTCAACATCCCCGAAGATTATATAGGCAGGGTACAGGGTGGCCTAAGGGCCGGAGAAACAGGAAAAAATACCAATATCATCTCCATCCAGGAAACCGACTCGAACCCACAGTTTGCGGCCGATGTGCTTAACAATATCATGAAAGAATACGTGATATTCGACCGTAACCAAAAAGCACAGTCGGCCTCGCAAATGATCGATTTTATCGATAGTCAGCTATCATTCTTATCAAATGAGGTAAAAGGGTCTGAAAGCTCAATAGAAAAATATAAAAATAAAAACAAGATACTTGATGTAAACTCGGCATCAGCCACATCGGCATCAAAAGCCGCCGAGATTGAATCGAACAGATCGTTGTTAAAAATCCAGCTTATTTCGCTCGATCAGCTCAAAGATCAAATTACCAAAGAAAAAGATAACGTGACATTGAACTTCAGCGCCGGCGGAACTGATTTACCTGCGCTAAACGCCCTGATTAATAAGTTAGACGGGCTGATATCTGAAAGATCGGGTCTATTAAAAACATTTACGCCAAACTCCCAACCTTTACAGGAGGTTAACCAACAAATTTTACAAACCAAGCTTACCGCGTTAAATAACATAAAAGGTATTCGCAGCAGCATCGAAAAAAATATGGCTTATTTAGATAGCCAGCTATCGCAGGTAAACCAAACAATAATGGCCTTACCCGCTGCCCAGCGCGACCTGGTGAGCTTGCAACGCGACTTCGAAATTAACGATAAAGTATACTCTTTCTTGTCCGAAAAAAAGCTGGAGGCGCAAATAAGTCGCGCTGGGATATTGCCGGGCGCTACGGTAATTGAATTTGCCCAACCCAACTTTAACGCGGTATCGCCAAATGAGCATGATATCCACCGGTCGGCAATTATTTTTGGCCTGGCTATTGGCCTGGGGCTTATTATTTTAATACGCGTGCTAAACCCTTATATTTATGATAAGGAGACTATCGAAAGCCTTACGGCCATACCTATCCTGGGTATTATAAGAAAATACCCCGACATAATTGACGAAAACAGCAAGCAGGTTTTGGCGTTGAGCAAACCACGGTCTATTTTCGCCGAGTCCGTACGTTCGGTACGCACAAATCTTAGTTTCCTTGCCTCAGAAAAATTGAGTAAAGTAATTTGTATTACATCCGAAGTTGCCGGTGAAGGCAAATCGTTTGTAGCTGTAAATTTATCGAGCACCTTATCGCTTATTGATAAAAAAGTAGTACTTATAGGCGCAGATTTAAGACGCTCAAAACTACATAAAACCTTCCATGTACCTAATGACCTGGGATTAAGCAATTACCTTGCCCATCAAAACGAGATGGAAGACATTATACTACATTCTGACCAACAGAACCTCGATTTTATAGTTTCGGGACCAGTGCCCCCTAACCCATCTGAATTATTACATAGTGACAGGATGCAGGCTTTGATAAACCAGCTAAAATTAAAATATGATATCGTAATGATTGATACCGCTCCTATAGGCCTGGTATCTGACGCTATTCCCTTGATCAGGGTAAGTGATATTAATGTTTTTGTAATCCGGTCGGGCAAGTCAAAATTTTATGCGGCCAGTGTACCGCAGCGCATTGCCCAGGAATATCATCTTGATAATACTGTAATAGTGCTTAATGCTTTTGAAGAGGACCTTTTGCATTCAAGATATTACACTACCAAATTCAGTGGCGATAGTGCCGGAGCCCGGTATTACTATTATTCAGATTATAGCGGCTATTCAGGATCAGGATATTACCTGGAAGACGACAAAAATAAATGGTGGGACATACGGCGATGGTTTAAATAA
- a CDS encoding ABC transporter ATP-binding protein, with the protein MSPVIKVENLSKAYQLGEIGTGTLSRDLERYWARIRGKEDPFLKIGEVNDRSKKGDSDVVWSLKDINFDIQQGDAIGIIGRNGAGKSTLLKILSRVTAPTTGSVKIKGRIASLLEVGTGFHPELSGRENIYLNGAILGMRKAEIKRKFDEIVDFSGVERYVDTPVKRYSSGMYVRLAFAVAAHLESEILIVDEVLAVGDAEFQKKCLGKMGDVSKGEGRTILFVSHNMAAIQKLCKHGMLLENGKLICIGKTESVIDQYLQDSKVKKAVFEIPLPHNADEMIGYTSKIQIENSYGNVIQEIPVGQNWQIRVFFKINKKAQHFIIGLGINSFIDVNISTSWSTKTDLDEGYYEAVFKETHLILAPGNYNLTVGLSNFERSVHYLENVASFVISEATDTFIDSSIVRTTNVGFLLNPMQVEISSL; encoded by the coding sequence ATGTCACCGGTAATTAAAGTCGAAAACCTTTCAAAAGCTTATCAACTGGGCGAAATAGGCACCGGTACCTTATCCCGCGACCTGGAACGCTATTGGGCCAGGATCCGTGGCAAAGAAGACCCCTTTTTGAAAATAGGCGAGGTTAATGATCGCTCAAAAAAAGGCGATAGTGATGTTGTCTGGAGTTTGAAAGATATAAACTTTGATATTCAACAAGGCGATGCTATTGGTATTATAGGCCGCAATGGTGCTGGCAAAAGTACACTTCTGAAAATATTAAGCCGGGTTACTGCCCCTACAACCGGATCGGTAAAAATAAAGGGGCGTATAGCCAGCCTGCTTGAAGTTGGTACGGGCTTTCATCCCGAACTAAGCGGCCGCGAAAACATTTACCTCAATGGCGCCATCCTGGGAATGCGAAAAGCCGAAATAAAACGGAAGTTTGATGAAATAGTTGATTTTTCGGGCGTTGAACGTTATGTTGATACGCCGGTAAAACGCTACTCGTCTGGAATGTATGTGCGCCTGGCCTTTGCGGTGGCCGCCCACCTGGAATCGGAAATTTTGATAGTTGATGAAGTGTTGGCCGTTGGCGATGCGGAATTTCAGAAAAAATGCCTGGGCAAAATGGGCGATGTAAGCAAAGGTGAAGGACGAACAATACTATTTGTAAGCCACAATATGGCGGCAATACAAAAGCTTTGTAAACATGGCATGTTACTGGAAAACGGGAAGCTGATATGCATCGGAAAAACAGAAAGCGTTATTGACCAGTACTTACAGGATTCGAAGGTAAAAAAAGCCGTGTTCGAAATCCCGTTGCCCCATAACGCCGACGAAATGATTGGCTATACTTCAAAAATACAAATTGAAAATAGTTACGGCAACGTTATCCAGGAGATACCGGTTGGCCAAAATTGGCAAATACGCGTATTTTTTAAAATCAATAAAAAAGCACAACACTTTATTATTGGATTGGGCATCAATAGTTTTATCGATGTTAACATTAGCACCTCCTGGAGCACAAAAACAGATTTGGATGAAGGTTATTATGAAGCCGTTTTTAAAGAAACGCACTTAATACTTGCGCCTGGCAATTATAACTTAACAGTTGGGCTTTCTAACTTTGAACGATCAGTTCATTACCTTGAAAATGTGGCCTCATTTGTCATATCAGAAGCAACAGATACGTTCATAGATAGCTCAATTGTCAGAACGACTAATGTTGGGTTCCTGCTCAATCCCATGCAGGTAGAAATTTCTTCGCTATAA
- a CDS encoding glycosyltransferase family A protein, with translation MCLIEALRSLYHNDIYKQTEVIIIDDCSTNPVTLRLLHLLAKLTKYNVIYSQQNLGLSNSRNIGFANATTPYILPLDADDIFPEHAIDDIYTAFTQNPGFDFIVGNYYLNDVQTGQTGVVDCSGITTAGTVDIKKLGIDWKLLGTSPCKKAAWEKVGGYNLKYSYSVQDVDFWIRVITSGSQGFYLSKPIYAWNKSATGMNMSFNRLDMVKLMEDHREFYLLNNTAAYLDNRIFEAYYPYKQKNVLLPLGKKSFWGLRPVNKLRLIRFYAATIFNGA, from the coding sequence ATGTGCTTAATTGAGGCATTAAGATCCCTATACCACAACGATATTTATAAACAAACTGAGGTAATTATTATTGACGACTGCTCAACAAATCCCGTTACATTAAGGCTTTTACATTTGCTGGCAAAACTTACCAAATACAACGTGATTTATAGCCAACAGAACCTTGGCCTATCCAATTCACGTAACATCGGTTTTGCAAACGCCACCACCCCGTATATATTACCACTTGATGCCGACGATATTTTCCCCGAACATGCCATTGATGATATTTATACGGCCTTTACTCAAAATCCTGGGTTTGACTTTATAGTTGGCAATTATTACCTTAATGACGTACAAACCGGCCAAACCGGGGTTGTAGATTGCAGCGGCATAACAACGGCAGGCACAGTCGACATTAAAAAACTGGGGATAGATTGGAAACTATTGGGTACAAGCCCATGCAAAAAAGCCGCCTGGGAAAAAGTTGGCGGCTATAACCTCAAATACTCCTACTCGGTACAGGATGTTGATTTTTGGATCAGGGTGATAACAAGTGGCAGCCAGGGTTTTTACTTAAGCAAGCCCATTTACGCCTGGAATAAGTCGGCAACGGGCATGAATATGAGCTTTAACCGGCTTGATATGGTTAAGCTTATGGAAGATCACCGGGAGTTTTATTTGTTAAATAATACCGCTGCCTACCTGGACAACAGGATATTTGAGGCCTACTATCCATATAAACAAAAAAATGTTTTACTGCCACTGGGCAAAAAATCCTTCTGGGGGCTAAGGCCCGTTAATAAGCTTCGGCTGATCCGTTTTTACGCCGCAACCATATTTAATGGCGCTTAA
- a CDS encoding alpha-1,2-fucosyltransferase — MLIVKLQGGLGNQMFQYAAARSICGNKPVYFDLNFLSSNTTSTNTLTARHFELAIFNNIRFKTANRFMKPLIESRKVFYRYLKRILTPRAVFICQTENNEFINLQAITSPAIYLDGYFQNEDYFKPIREQLLHDFKFPAGNIEKKDAILEALNPVSIHVRRGDYLRPEVNAFHGTLPLSYYQQAKDKLEMQVSSPHYFVFSDDPEWCRLNFDFLGDKVTIVSGASANTWEDMYLMSLCSHNIIANSSYSWWGAWLNNNPDKVVIAPDNWFVSAKTDIVPLNWIKI, encoded by the coding sequence ATGCTTATTGTTAAACTACAGGGCGGCCTTGGTAACCAAATGTTTCAATATGCTGCCGCCAGGAGCATATGCGGCAACAAACCGGTATATTTTGATCTGAATTTTTTAAGCAGCAATACCACAAGCACAAACACACTTACTGCAAGGCATTTTGAATTAGCAATTTTTAACAATATCCGGTTCAAAACGGCAAACAGGTTTATGAAACCTTTAATAGAAAGCAGGAAAGTTTTTTACAGGTATCTTAAACGTATCCTGACGCCCCGGGCAGTGTTCATCTGTCAAACAGAAAATAATGAGTTTATCAATCTTCAGGCAATAACCTCACCTGCAATTTATTTGGATGGCTATTTTCAAAATGAAGATTATTTTAAACCGATAAGAGAACAACTTTTACACGATTTTAAATTTCCGGCAGGAAACATCGAAAAAAAGGATGCGATACTCGAAGCATTAAACCCGGTAAGCATTCACGTACGCCGCGGAGATTATTTGAGGCCCGAGGTAAACGCATTTCATGGCACGCTACCTCTATCTTACTATCAACAGGCAAAAGATAAATTAGAAATGCAGGTAAGCAGCCCTCATTATTTTGTTTTTTCGGATGACCCGGAATGGTGCAGGTTAAACTTTGATTTCCTGGGTGATAAGGTTACCATTGTTTCAGGGGCCTCGGCCAACACCTGGGAAGACATGTACCTGATGAGCCTGTGCAGCCACAACATTATTGCCAACAGCAGCTACAGCTGGTGGGGCGCATGGTTAAATAACAATCCCGATAAGGTGGTTATTGCACCTGATAACTGGTTTGTATCGGCTAAAACAGACATTGTTCCGTTAAATTGGATAAAGATTTAG
- a CDS encoding glycosyltransferase family 2 protein, producing MPAYNAANYIAESIESVINQSYPHWELLVVDDGSTDDTATIVKRFGATDQRIKYLYQQNGRQGKARNLAIQNSNGKYIAFLDADDKWTSDKLTIQTKLISEDKNTDLLFSQGYSLTNSQVEDYNVEVKTAWNSDNFADFVQQNRIPILAVLVKKEALLQVGGFTEDADIQNAEDYHLWLKLLIADKVFKSIPDRLFYYRVHSNQSTFQNTGIAAPIFHAYSNLLKEHAPDKFRQVLIDKVKWYIFNQDFHSQCLNLIISHLNYKGKKMVTFVIKKLFAKPEPVSQRAVFKLVSVFG from the coding sequence ATGCCCGCGTATAACGCGGCAAATTATATTGCCGAAAGTATTGAAAGCGTTATCAACCAATCATATCCTCACTGGGAATTGCTTGTTGTTGATGATGGATCCACAGATGACACAGCCACAATAGTAAAGCGTTTTGGAGCTACCGACCAAAGGATTAAATACCTGTATCAACAAAATGGCAGACAGGGAAAAGCCCGTAACCTGGCCATACAAAACAGTAATGGCAAATACATAGCCTTTTTAGATGCCGACGATAAATGGACAAGCGATAAACTGACCATCCAGACGAAACTGATATCAGAAGATAAAAATACCGACCTACTTTTTTCACAAGGCTATAGCCTTACAAACAGCCAGGTTGAAGATTATAATGTAGAAGTAAAAACGGCTTGGAACAGCGATAATTTCGCCGATTTTGTTCAACAAAACCGTATCCCTATTCTTGCTGTATTGGTAAAAAAAGAAGCTTTGCTACAGGTGGGCGGATTTACAGAGGATGCTGATATCCAAAACGCAGAAGATTACCACCTTTGGTTAAAATTACTTATTGCGGATAAAGTGTTTAAATCAATTCCCGACAGGCTTTTTTATTACCGGGTACATAGCAACCAATCAACCTTTCAAAATACAGGTATCGCTGCGCCTATATTTCACGCTTATAGCAATTTGCTTAAAGAACACGCCCCCGATAAATTCAGACAGGTACTTATAGATAAAGTGAAATGGTACATCTTTAATCAAGACTTCCATTCCCAATGTCTCAATCTTATCATATCCCATCTTAATTACAAAGGGAAGAAGATGGTGACCTTTGTTATTAAAAAACTTTTTGCAAAGCCCGAACCTGTATCGCAAAGGGCAGTATTTAAACTCGTTTCTGTTTTTGGGTGA
- the asnB gene encoding asparagine synthase (glutamine-hydrolyzing) — protein MCRITGVINNRLQPQLIKEQVKAMCQALQHGGPDDEGVFFDEKNSLAFGHRRLSIIDLSINGHQPMADPGQKTWITFNGEIYNYLEIRNELLTLGAQFTSVTDTEVIIAAYMQWGTEAFCKFRGMFAFALFDSIKKLTYLVRDTAGVKPLYYFAQAGQLSFASETRAFIAAGITNSNDASWPIRFLAFGHIPEPYTTLKNVFSLAKGHYLCWDHTSSTYFIDAYKITGGYNNQITDADEARHLIKQALINGVGRQLIADAPLGVFLSGGTDSSLITLLADKQKKEQLKTISIFFNEKSYDEQAYQRLVLDKLSGQNFSHLVRQQDFETHLPQIISAMDMPTTDGINSWFISKYAHEDGLKAVLSGIGADEYFGGYPSFTRIGYLKYLKKIPPFLFSAVQELLPDPYKKLAFLANDNPIADYLLLRGLFSTGDIARMLDIGDREVKEVLFDSQEAQKRCVYDAEQASWFEANLYMKNQLLRDTDVMSMNHGLEVRVPFLDEDFTTLAERISPAIRFNPLQPKKVLIDSFNDLLPQAVWNRPKMGFSFPLQRWMSQYKPIGDSNLYKGKLVKKTIKKFTNNQIHWSKAFALYQIQPYV, from the coding sequence ATGTGCCGGATAACAGGTGTAATTAACAATCGCTTACAGCCTCAACTAATCAAAGAACAAGTTAAGGCCATGTGCCAGGCATTGCAGCACGGCGGTCCTGATGATGAGGGCGTGTTCTTCGACGAAAAAAACAGCCTTGCTTTTGGGCACCGCAGGCTATCAATCATTGATTTGAGCATAAACGGGCACCAGCCAATGGCCGATCCCGGGCAAAAAACGTGGATAACTTTTAACGGCGAAATCTATAATTACCTGGAAATCAGAAACGAGCTTTTAACCCTTGGTGCACAATTCACCTCGGTTACCGATACCGAAGTTATCATAGCCGCATACATGCAATGGGGCACCGAAGCCTTCTGCAAGTTTAGGGGCATGTTTGCTTTTGCATTGTTTGATAGCATTAAAAAACTCACCTACCTGGTACGTGATACCGCGGGCGTAAAGCCCTTATATTATTTTGCCCAGGCCGGCCAGTTAAGCTTCGCATCTGAAACAAGGGCTTTTATTGCTGCCGGTATAACTAATAGTAACGATGCTTCATGGCCGATACGTTTTTTGGCTTTTGGACATATACCGGAACCTTATACTACGTTAAAAAACGTATTCAGTCTTGCCAAAGGCCATTACTTATGCTGGGACCATACATCATCTACCTATTTTATAGATGCTTACAAAATAACAGGAGGATACAACAATCAGATAACAGATGCTGATGAAGCGCGGCACCTTATTAAACAAGCTTTGATAAATGGAGTAGGACGCCAGCTAATAGCCGATGCCCCGTTAGGGGTATTTTTAAGCGGCGGTACCGATTCGAGCCTGATTACGTTACTGGCCGATAAGCAAAAAAAAGAACAGCTTAAAACTATATCCATTTTTTTTAATGAAAAAAGCTATGACGAGCAGGCGTATCAGCGCCTGGTACTTGATAAACTAAGTGGCCAAAACTTCTCGCATTTAGTAAGGCAACAGGATTTTGAAACCCACCTGCCGCAAATTATCAGCGCCATGGATATGCCGACCACTGATGGCATCAACAGTTGGTTTATCAGCAAATACGCGCACGAGGATGGCTTAAAAGCAGTATTGTCTGGCATAGGCGCCGATGAATACTTTGGCGGTTACCCCTCATTTACCCGGATCGGATATCTAAAATATTTAAAAAAAATCCCTCCTTTCCTGTTCTCGGCCGTTCAGGAATTATTGCCCGATCCGTACAAAAAGCTTGCTTTTTTGGCAAATGACAACCCGATAGCCGATTATCTTTTATTGCGCGGATTATTTTCAACGGGCGATATTGCGCGGATGCTTGACATTGGCGACAGAGAGGTAAAAGAAGTACTTTTTGACAGTCAGGAAGCGCAAAAAAGATGTGTTTACGACGCAGAACAAGCTTCATGGTTTGAGGCAAACCTTTATATGAAAAATCAGTTATTAAGGGACACCGATGTAATGAGTATGAACCATGGCCTGGAAGTAAGGGTACCATTTTTAGATGAAGATTTCACAACCCTGGCCGAACGCATTTCGCCCGCAATACGTTTTAACCCGCTACAACCCAAAAAAGTACTTATTGACAGTTTTAACGACCTGTTGCCACAGGCTGTCTGGAACAGGCCCAAAATGGGCTTTAGCTTTCCTTTGCAGCGCTGGATGAGCCAGTATAAGCCAATAGGCGATAGTAATTTATATAAAGGCAAGCTGGTAAAAAAAACAATAAAAAAGTTTACGAACAATCAAATCCACTGGTCAAAAGCTTTTGCACTTTACCAGATACAACCCTATGTCTAA
- a CDS encoding glycosyltransferase family 4 protein yields MSKKVILFTLQTFSSTGGIQKMTRTLGHSLYQLSQNINWHFELWSAYDKNNDLMPQYLPSGAFKGFGVNKIGFVLRAISRSVKPDIVILSHINLAVIGLFIKLVNPKCKVWVIAHGIEVWRPLSPVKTYMLKRCDKVICVSNFTRGQMIIRHNLNPAVCTVLNNAIDPFMKLPVNFQKPRHLLARYKLNPEQPVIFTLTRLASTEQYKGYEHVIQAVSKIKSSYPDIKYILAGKYDAKEEVRIKKLIAQHSVTEQVILTGFIEEDELSDHFLLADVFVLPSKKEGFGIVFIEALACGLPVICGNADGSIDAIRDGELGKAINADDPAQLYNCITGYLDTPLTPARRENLQKKCLMYFNETDYMKKLQLLLNE; encoded by the coding sequence ATGTCTAAAAAAGTGATCCTTTTTACCTTACAGACGTTTAGCAGCACCGGTGGAATTCAAAAAATGACCCGTACATTGGGGCATTCCTTATATCAGCTTTCGCAAAACATTAACTGGCATTTTGAGTTATGGTCGGCCTATGATAAAAACAACGACCTGATGCCACAATACCTGCCATCCGGCGCGTTTAAAGGTTTCGGTGTAAACAAAATAGGCTTTGTTTTAAGGGCCATAAGCAGGTCTGTAAAACCCGATATAGTTATTTTGAGCCACATTAACCTTGCAGTTATTGGTTTATTTATAAAATTAGTTAATCCCAAATGCAAAGTATGGGTTATTGCCCACGGCATAGAAGTTTGGCGGCCACTCTCGCCGGTTAAAACATACATGTTAAAACGTTGCGACAAGGTTATATGTGTAAGCAATTTTACCCGTGGGCAAATGATAATAAGGCACAATCTTAACCCCGCTGTTTGCACCGTACTGAATAATGCAATTGACCCTTTTATGAAATTGCCTGTCAATTTTCAAAAACCGCGGCATTTGTTGGCCCGCTATAAATTAAACCCGGAACAGCCTGTAATTTTCACCCTCACCCGCCTGGCATCTACTGAGCAATACAAGGGTTACGAGCATGTTATACAAGCTGTAAGTAAAATAAAAAGCAGCTATCCCGATATCAAGTATATCCTGGCTGGGAAGTACGATGCCAAAGAAGAGGTCAGAATAAAAAAACTGATAGCACAACACAGCGTAACCGAACAAGTAATTTTGACCGGCTTTATTGAGGAAGATGAGCTATCTGATCACTTTTTACTGGCCGATGTGTTTGTGTTGCCAAGCAAAAAAGAAGGATTTGGCATTGTATTTATTGAGGCGCTGGCCTGCGGCCTGCCTGTTATTTGCGGCAATGCCGATGGTAGCATTGATGCTATAAGGGACGGTGAGTTGGGCAAAGCCATCAATGCCGATGATCCTGCCCAGCTATACAATTGCATTACCGGCTACTTAGACACCCCATTGACACCGGCAAGACGCGAAAATTTACAAAAAAAATGCTTGATGTATTTTAATGAAACAGATTATATGAAAAAATTACAACTGCTACTAAACGAATGA
- a CDS encoding UpxY family transcription antiterminator: protein MDLNARSTKNWYPVYTQPRAEKKAYQALTGKGFEAYLPLHRQLKQWSDRKKWVEEPFIKSYIFVNIAQHEQADILMTKGISRFLYFMGKPASMPDRQITELKLLMASPYELEVTEQDLQPGEKIMIKGGPLKGMTGEIISQRSQKQLILRLESIGCSIIVHVAASYIERF from the coding sequence ATGGATTTAAATGCACGCTCAACAAAAAACTGGTATCCGGTTTATACTCAGCCACGTGCCGAAAAAAAAGCATACCAGGCACTAACCGGTAAAGGGTTTGAAGCTTACCTTCCCTTGCACCGCCAGTTAAAACAATGGAGCGACCGCAAAAAATGGGTTGAAGAACCCTTCATTAAATCGTACATATTTGTTAACATTGCCCAACATGAGCAGGCTGATATATTGATGACAAAAGGTATATCAAGATTTTTATATTTCATGGGAAAGCCCGCCTCAATGCCCGACCGCCAGATAACAGAGTTAAAGTTATTAATGGCCAGCCCCTATGAATTAGAGGTAACCGAACAGGACCTGCAACCCGGGGAAAAAATCATGATAAAAGGCGGGCCGTTAAAAGGGATGACTGGTGAAATAATATCACAACGATCACAAAAGCAATTGATATTGAGGCTTGAAAGTATTGGATGCTCCATAATAGTACATGTTGCTGCCTCATACATTGAAAGATTTTAA
- a CDS encoding ABC transporter permease, whose translation MSIPIEEEWDIELSPNGSLLDLKLKDVWHYRDLLMLLVRRDFVSFYKQTILGPLWFFIQPVFTTIIYTFVFGNLANISADNLDKPLFYMAGITAWNYFADCLIKTSAVFVTNAGLFGKVYFPRLIVPLSIVVSNLIRFAVQMALFVLTMIFYSIKGSNVHPNAYLLLFPFLLILMAMLGLALGMIISALTTKYRDLSFLITFGIQLMMYLTTVIYPLSAVKEKYPKYAWLVEYNPMTPIIEAFRYGFLGKGTFSMLSLGITTLITTVILLAGIIIFNRVERTFVDTV comes from the coding sequence ATGAGTATACCTATAGAAGAAGAATGGGATATTGAATTAAGCCCGAATGGCAGCCTGCTCGATTTAAAGCTGAAAGACGTATGGCATTACCGCGATTTGCTGATGCTGCTGGTACGCCGCGATTTTGTTTCTTTTTATAAACAAACCATCCTTGGGCCTTTGTGGTTTTTTATCCAACCTGTATTTACAACCATTATATACACTTTTGTATTTGGAAACCTGGCCAACATATCTGCCGATAATTTAGACAAGCCTTTGTTTTACATGGCCGGCATTACCGCCTGGAATTATTTTGCTGATTGCCTCATCAAAACGTCGGCAGTATTTGTAACAAATGCTGGCTTATTTGGTAAAGTTTATTTCCCAAGGCTAATTGTTCCGTTAAGCATTGTTGTTTCCAATCTCATTCGTTTTGCAGTGCAGATGGCGCTTTTTGTGCTAACTATGATATTTTATTCTATAAAAGGTTCAAATGTTCATCCCAATGCCTACCTTTTGCTGTTTCCGTTTTTGCTTATATTAATGGCTATGCTGGGCTTAGCGCTTGGAATGATCATATCTGCATTAACCACAAAATACCGCGACCTTAGTTTTCTGATCACTTTCGGCATACAGCTTATGATGTATCTGACAACGGTTATATATCCTTTGTCTGCCGTAAAAGAAAAGTATCCCAAATATGCCTGGCTGGTAGAGTACAACCCGATGACGCCCATAATAGAAGCTTTCAGGTATGGTTTTTTAGGCAAGGGAACATTTAGCATGTTATCGCTGGGTATAACAACCCTAATAACTACTGTTATACTTTTAGCTGGAATAATAATTTTTAACCGCGTTGAACGCACCTTTGTTGATACTGTATAA